The following proteins come from a genomic window of Miscanthus floridulus cultivar M001 chromosome 2, ASM1932011v1, whole genome shotgun sequence:
- the LOC136536548 gene encoding uncharacterized protein, which yields MDGDSSLNIMYAKTLDAMGIDRACIRLTGAPFHGIVAGKQVMPLGKINVPLKMIGPCRVITISTSFQCAYECKVKCCEHATAIVASKELVAIRKEVVEEAPDPKQLARSFEPVEGTKEFLIDPNGSKDKAVRIGTMLSSE from the exons ATGGATGGAGACAGCAGCCTCAATATCATGTACGCTAAAacactcgacgccatgggcatcgaccgagcatGCATCCGACTGACTggggcacctttccacggcatcgtggctGGAAAGCAGGTCATGCCACTTGGGAAGATCAATGTGCCT ctaAAGATGATAGGACCAtgtagggtcatcaccatcagcacctccttccagtgtgcctacgagtgcaaggtcaagtgctgcgaacacgccacggcaattgtcgcctccaaggagcttgtggccattaggaaggaggtcgtcgaagaagcgcccgaccctAAGCAGTTGGCCAGGTCTTTTGAGCCTGTGGAGGGCACCAAGGAGTTCCTCATAGACCCCAACGGCTCTAAGGACAAAGCGGTGCgtattggcaccatgctttcctccgaatag